The genomic stretch AGGAACAACAGCCAAGAGTAGGTTTTCAAATTCACAATCATTAGCGTAGGCAATCCGGTAATTTGATTTTCCTCTTTAGACTAGATAGCAATCAGGTGAGGCAGCGTGATTTAGATCGGAAAATTCAACTTTAAGCAATTTGTAGCACATTTAATTGGTTTTATATTGTTGAAGGCGTATCGCAGATTAAGTGATGTGTTTTGTGAAGAAACTTGTTTATCTGTATGAAAATTAATGATTTTATATTGAGGAGGATTGCGCTGAGGTGATTGCGCCGTGCAAGACAGTGAGGTGACGGGTTTACGCTAGTTCAAGCGTAATACGCACAAATTGCTCATCTTGGTACTGAACCGAATAGCCGTAGGTATTGTTGGCGTAGATTGCGCCAAGGAACAGTGAACGTTGGCTCATCGGGCCGCGAAACAGCATCGAAATGGGTTTGATCAAGGTATTGTGGCTATCAAAATGGTCGTTGAGGTTTTGCGTCAAAACACACAGCAGGCAACCATTTTCGTCATGAGAAAGGTCAACATCTTCAGCGCGCGATAGCAGCACTGTGGTACCGAGTTTTTTCTCGATCTCATTAATCAGCAGGAGGTAACTGTCTAGATGCGGTTGCGTTGGTGGTGTTTCGGCACCGACACATTTTTCCAGCAGTTTTTCCAAGTTGCCTTGATCGCCTTTGGCTTGCTGGGTCAGGGTTTTAAGCGGCTTTTTGATCAGTTTGTAGCGATTGCTTTTCAGTTTAGGCTTGAGCCATTTTTGCAGCA from Vibrio navarrensis encodes the following:
- a CDS encoding DUF2913 family protein, translating into MQGIKQARQAADANQLLRELAVHALLHLEFRRLATADKSLSIKDSNDLLQKWLKPKLKSNRYKLIKKPLKTLTQQAKGDQGNLEKLLEKCVGAETPPTQPHLDSYLLLINEIEKKLGTTVLLSRAEDVDLSHDENGCLLCVLTQNLNDHFDSHNTLIKPISMLFRGPMSQRSLFLGAIYANNTYGYSVQYQDEQFVRITLELA